From the Microthrixaceae bacterium genome, one window contains:
- a CDS encoding glycosyltransferase: protein MDLNSVDVVILTWNDEPSMLDTAIRSALGSVGVEVSVHVVDNGSEPAPLLAEDLQTDPRVRLIRSERNLGVARGRNLGIASGHNPYVLLLDSDAELRPDCARRLLDAVRTPVPGDVSFSAPVYAGQRPEESAGMAPTLRLKMARALNLRGDYQPVAVDGEPTWEIDFAIGACQLFERSAWESIGGIDETYFYGPEDVDFCLRLKKSGRRLVQVAGAECVHPPRRRHKNLLTVRGAQHGVAVARHLWRHRGGV from the coding sequence ATGGATCTGAACTCCGTCGATGTCGTGATCCTCACCTGGAACGATGAGCCGTCGATGCTCGACACGGCGATTCGCTCCGCGCTGGGCAGCGTCGGGGTCGAGGTGTCGGTCCACGTCGTCGACAACGGCAGCGAACCCGCACCGCTCCTCGCCGAGGACCTGCAAACCGACCCCCGGGTGCGCCTGATCCGGTCCGAACGCAACCTCGGGGTGGCTCGCGGCCGCAACCTCGGCATTGCGTCGGGCCACAACCCCTACGTGTTGCTGCTCGACAGCGATGCCGAGTTGCGCCCCGACTGTGCGCGACGCCTGCTCGACGCCGTGCGGACCCCCGTGCCGGGCGATGTGTCGTTCAGCGCGCCCGTCTATGCGGGCCAGCGCCCCGAAGAGTCCGCAGGCATGGCCCCGACGTTGAGGTTGAAGATGGCCCGAGCGCTGAACCTTCGGGGGGACTACCAACCCGTGGCGGTCGACGGGGAGCCGACGTGGGAGATCGACTTCGCCATCGGTGCGTGTCAACTGTTTGAACGCTCGGCGTGGGAGTCGATCGGCGGCATCGACGAGACCTACTTCTACGGTCCTGAAGATGTCGACTTCTGCCTCCGCCTCAAGAAGAGCGGCCGCCGTCTCGTGCAGGTGGCCGGCGCCGAGTGCGTCCACCCGCCGCGACGCCGACACAAGAACCTGCTGACCGTGCGCGGCGCCCAGCACGGAGTGGCCGTCGCCCGCCACCTGTGGAGACACCGCGGCGGCGTCTGA
- the nadA gene encoding quinolinate synthase NadA produces MTTATPISLRIQRSLDESYTEASDAELAARIEKAKATLGDRLFILGHHYQRDEVIRWADARGDSFKLASLAKARPEADYIVFCGVHFMAEAADILTGDHQQVVLPDLNAGCSMADMADIDAVEEAWEDLAEHVDISRVIPITYMNSAADLKAFVGRNHGAVCTSSNARAVLEWAFERGDQVLFFPDQHLGRNTGYQMGYDESHMRVWNPRFDLGGLTPDDVTAKFLLWKGHCSVHQRFSVKHIEDFRAANPGALIVVHPECSHEVCDAADMVGSTEYILRAVADAPEGSVIGVGTEIHMVNRMANETPNKTVASIDPLVCPCSTMFRIDGPHLAWVLEELVEGRVPNRIVVDPEDAAWARVALQRMLDIT; encoded by the coding sequence ATGACGACAGCAACCCCGATCTCGCTTCGCATCCAGCGTTCACTCGACGAGTCCTACACCGAGGCCTCCGACGCCGAACTCGCCGCACGTATCGAAAAAGCGAAGGCGACCCTCGGCGATCGCCTCTTCATCCTGGGCCACCACTACCAACGCGACGAGGTCATCCGCTGGGCCGATGCCCGGGGCGACTCGTTCAAGCTCGCCTCCCTCGCGAAGGCCCGCCCCGAGGCCGACTACATCGTGTTCTGCGGCGTGCATTTCATGGCCGAGGCCGCCGACATCCTCACCGGCGACCACCAACAGGTCGTGCTGCCCGACCTCAACGCCGGATGTTCGATGGCCGACATGGCCGACATCGACGCCGTCGAGGAGGCCTGGGAAGACCTGGCCGAACACGTCGATATCAGCCGCGTGATCCCCATCACCTACATGAACTCCGCCGCCGACCTCAAGGCCTTCGTCGGGCGCAACCACGGCGCGGTGTGCACGAGTTCCAACGCCAGGGCGGTGCTCGAGTGGGCCTTCGAGCGCGGCGACCAGGTGCTGTTCTTCCCCGATCAGCACCTCGGACGCAACACCGGCTATCAGATGGGCTACGACGAGTCCCACATGCGGGTGTGGAACCCCCGCTTCGACCTCGGTGGGCTCACCCCCGACGACGTCACCGCCAAGTTCCTGCTCTGGAAGGGCCACTGCTCGGTGCACCAGCGCTTCTCGGTGAAACACATCGAGGACTTCCGGGCCGCGAACCCGGGGGCGCTCATCGTCGTACACCCCGAGTGCAGCCACGAGGTGTGCGACGCCGCCGACATGGTCGGATCCACCGAGTACATCCTGCGAGCCGTGGCCGATGCCCCCGAGGGGTCGGTCATCGGGGTCGGCACCGAGATTCACATGGTGAATCGCATGGCGAACGAGACCCCGAACAAGACGGTCGCCTCGATCGACCCGCTCGTGTGCCCGTGCTCGACCATGTTCCGCATCGACGGCCCGCACCTGGCGTGGGTGTTGGAGGAACTCGTCGAGGGCCGGGTCCCGAACCGGATCGTCGTCGACCCCGAAGACGCCGCGTGGGCCCGGGTCGCGCTCCAGCGGATGCTCGACATCACCTGA
- the uvrC gene encoding excinuclease ABC subunit UvrC, with the protein MVTRPPAGSIPDAPGSYQFKDAEGRVIYVGKAKSLRQRLNNYFGDPRLMHPRTAQMVATADSVEWMQVKTEVDALMLEYSLIKRHRPRFNVRLVDDKSYPFLAVTVEDEWPRAMVMRGSKRKGVRYFGPYGHAYAIRETLDLLLRTFPIRTCSDSKFRTHERQGRPCLLFHIEKCSGPCVGEIDKPFYDLLVRELIEFLDGDTDHIVKRIEQQMHDAASDLEFELAARLRDRLAAVKRAIEKQEMVAARDEDLDVIGIAQDDLEAAVQVFYVRRGRVVGRKGFVLDKVLALSDSEVVERVLEELYFEEPPLGVPKQVLVPTEPDDSEVYREWLSTQRGSNVEIRVPQRGDKRSLAETVTQNADEEFRRHRLRRASDHNSRAKALQELQDYLDLPEAPLRIECFDMSHLQGTDYVGSMVVMSDGLPDKREYRRFKVNTVGGQRIGDSDDFAAMEEVLTRRFTNYLEDRAKPVEERGRFQYPPQLLVVDGGKGQLGVAVRVLESLGLDEEIPVCSLAKQFEEVFVPGRSAPVRVPRQSEALFLLQRIRDESHRFAITFHRERRGKRMTRSVLDDIAGLGPTRRKRLVSELGGVNAVKAASLDTLKALSWLPDAVAEAVYAKTHPEAGDT; encoded by the coding sequence GTGGTCACCCGTCCTCCCGCCGGCTCCATTCCCGACGCCCCCGGGAGTTATCAGTTCAAAGACGCCGAGGGTCGGGTCATCTACGTCGGCAAGGCCAAATCCTTGCGCCAGCGGCTGAACAACTACTTCGGCGACCCGCGCCTGATGCACCCGCGCACCGCGCAGATGGTGGCCACCGCGGACAGCGTCGAGTGGATGCAGGTCAAGACCGAGGTCGACGCGTTGATGTTGGAGTACTCCCTCATCAAACGGCATCGGCCCCGGTTCAACGTGCGGCTCGTCGACGACAAGAGCTATCCGTTTCTTGCCGTCACGGTCGAGGACGAGTGGCCGCGGGCGATGGTCATGCGCGGTTCGAAACGCAAGGGTGTTCGCTACTTCGGCCCCTATGGCCACGCGTATGCGATCCGCGAGACCCTCGATCTGTTGTTGCGGACCTTTCCGATCCGCACGTGTAGCGACTCGAAGTTCCGGACCCACGAGCGCCAGGGCCGGCCGTGTCTGTTGTTCCACATCGAGAAGTGCTCGGGTCCCTGCGTCGGTGAGATCGACAAGCCGTTCTACGACCTGTTGGTTCGCGAACTGATCGAGTTCCTCGACGGCGACACCGACCACATCGTCAAGCGCATCGAACAGCAGATGCACGACGCCGCTTCCGATCTGGAGTTCGAACTGGCCGCCCGGCTGCGCGATCGCCTCGCCGCGGTGAAGCGGGCCATCGAGAAACAGGAGATGGTGGCCGCCCGCGACGAGGACCTCGACGTGATCGGCATCGCCCAGGACGACCTCGAGGCGGCCGTTCAGGTGTTCTACGTGCGGCGAGGTCGCGTCGTTGGTCGCAAGGGGTTTGTGCTCGACAAGGTTCTGGCGTTGAGCGACAGCGAGGTCGTCGAGCGGGTGCTCGAGGAGCTGTATTTCGAAGAGCCGCCACTGGGAGTGCCGAAACAGGTGCTGGTGCCGACCGAACCCGACGACTCGGAGGTCTATCGCGAGTGGCTGAGCACCCAGCGGGGATCGAACGTCGAGATTCGGGTGCCGCAGCGAGGCGACAAGCGGTCGTTGGCCGAGACGGTGACACAGAACGCGGATGAGGAGTTTCGCCGTCATCGTCTGCGTCGGGCCTCCGATCACAACAGTCGCGCCAAGGCCCTCCAGGAACTGCAGGACTACCTCGATCTGCCAGAGGCACCGCTTCGGATCGAGTGCTTCGACATGAGTCACCTCCAGGGCACCGATTACGTCGGGTCGATGGTCGTGATGAGCGACGGGCTGCCCGACAAACGCGAGTACCGCCGGTTCAAGGTCAACACCGTCGGCGGCCAGCGCATCGGCGACTCCGACGACTTCGCCGCCATGGAGGAGGTGCTGACGCGGCGCTTCACGAACTATCTGGAAGACCGCGCCAAGCCCGTCGAGGAGCGTGGAAGGTTCCAGTACCCGCCGCAGCTCCTGGTGGTCGATGGCGGCAAGGGGCAACTCGGCGTGGCGGTTCGCGTGCTCGAGTCGCTCGGCCTCGACGAGGAGATTCCGGTGTGTTCGTTGGCGAAGCAGTTCGAGGAGGTGTTCGTGCCCGGGCGCTCGGCTCCGGTCCGGGTGCCCCGCCAATCCGAGGCACTGTTCTTGTTGCAGCGGATTCGCGACGAGAGCCACCGCTTTGCCATCACGTTCCACCGCGAGCGGCGCGGCAAGCGCATGACCCGGTCGGTGCTCGACGACATCGCCGGGTTGGGGCCGACCCGCCGCAAACGGCTGGTGTCGGAGTTGGGTGGGGTAAACGCGGTGAAGGCCGCGTCGCTCGACACCTTGAAGGCGTTGAGTTGGCTGCCCGATGCGGTGGCGGAGGCGGTGTACGCCAAGACACACCCCGAGGCCGGCGACACATAG
- a CDS encoding class I SAM-dependent methyltransferase, producing MSGERTDHSPSDSASDSASDRSEAGSGASVSGAADRGPSVHEANTAAEWERHAAWWQDGFTDGADSEYVEQIIPLVAQWLPAAATVLDIGAGDGQIARMAAANGHVSIAVERSESQIAVGCERDAANAGVAAVRWVRGDAVRLPLADDSVDAAVLCLVIEHIEDFEAAFAEVARVLRPGGRMLVLMNHPILQTPNSGWIDDHILEEQYWRIGPYLVETTTSEEVGRDVSLTFHHRPLGRYLNAAADLGLNLTAFIEPAPPSGFLAETPEYSDADTIPRLLLTVHTLAGGR from the coding sequence GTGTCAGGCGAACGAACCGATCACAGCCCGTCCGATAGCGCGTCCGACAGCGCGTCCGACCGCAGCGAGGCCGGCAGCGGTGCGAGCGTCAGCGGTGCGGCCGACCGGGGCCCGAGCGTGCACGAGGCCAATACCGCCGCCGAATGGGAACGCCATGCGGCCTGGTGGCAGGACGGATTCACCGACGGGGCCGACTCGGAGTACGTCGAACAGATCATCCCCCTGGTGGCGCAGTGGTTGCCGGCGGCGGCAACGGTGCTCGACATCGGGGCCGGCGACGGCCAGATCGCGCGCATGGCGGCGGCGAACGGGCATGTCTCCATCGCCGTGGAGCGCAGCGAGTCGCAGATCGCGGTCGGCTGCGAGCGCGACGCCGCGAACGCCGGGGTCGCAGCCGTTCGTTGGGTGCGTGGCGACGCGGTCCGCCTTCCCCTCGCCGACGACTCGGTCGATGCCGCGGTGCTGTGTCTGGTGATCGAACACATCGAGGACTTCGAAGCGGCGTTCGCCGAGGTCGCCCGCGTGCTGCGGCCCGGCGGACGGATGCTGGTGCTGATGAATCACCCGATCCTGCAGACCCCGAATTCGGGGTGGATCGACGATCACATCCTTGAGGAGCAGTACTGGCGCATCGGCCCGTACCTGGTGGAAACGACGACGAGTGAGGAGGTGGGCCGCGACGTGTCGTTGACCTTCCATCATCGTCCGCTCGGTCGGTACCTGAACGCGGCCGCCGACCTCGGGCTGAACCTCACGGCCTTCATCGAGCCCGCTCCGCCCTCCGGGTTCCTGGCCGAAACCCCCGAGTACAGCGACGCCGACACCATCCCGCGGCTGTTGCTCACCGTCCACACCCTGGCCGGCGGTAGGTAG
- the rapZ gene encoding RNase adapter RapZ, which produces MSEILIITGMSGAGRSQFGNHLEDLGWFVIDNLPPALIEQVHELAIGKRQDVRLAIAMGAGAAEELEAGIAHLRANGSSVRMVFLDATTEVLVRRYESTKRRHPHLVGESLSEAIERERRTLAPVRAAADLHIDTSSLTPYALKERVNELFGGDDALDPMATTVMSFGYKHGVPADVDIVMDCRFLANPFWIDHLRPLTGQDPEIVEYLEAQENTAEFLDRFVDLLELLLPAYRAEGKSYLSIALGCTGGRHRSVAMAEAIARRIEAFGVEPRVYHRDIAR; this is translated from the coding sequence GTGAGCGAAATCCTCATCATCACCGGTATGTCCGGGGCCGGTCGGTCCCAGTTCGGCAATCACCTCGAGGATCTCGGGTGGTTCGTCATCGACAACCTGCCACCTGCGCTCATCGAACAGGTTCATGAGCTCGCGATCGGCAAACGTCAGGACGTGCGTTTGGCGATCGCCATGGGGGCCGGTGCCGCGGAGGAACTGGAGGCGGGGATCGCCCATCTGCGCGCGAACGGGTCGAGCGTGCGGATGGTGTTTCTCGATGCGACCACCGAGGTGCTGGTCCGCCGCTATGAGAGCACCAAGCGCCGTCACCCCCATCTGGTGGGGGAGAGCCTGAGCGAGGCGATCGAGCGCGAGCGTAGGACCCTCGCCCCGGTGCGGGCGGCCGCCGACCTGCACATCGACACCAGCAGCCTGACGCCGTATGCGCTGAAGGAGCGGGTCAACGAGTTGTTCGGTGGCGACGACGCGCTCGACCCGATGGCGACGACGGTGATGAGCTTCGGCTACAAGCACGGGGTGCCGGCCGACGTCGACATCGTCATGGACTGCCGGTTCCTGGCCAACCCGTTCTGGATCGATCATCTGCGCCCGCTGACCGGCCAGGACCCGGAAATCGTCGAGTACCTCGAAGCTCAGGAGAACACCGCGGAGTTCCTCGACCGCTTCGTCGACCTGCTGGAGTTGCTGCTGCCGGCCTATCGCGCCGAGGGCAAGTCGTATCTGTCGATCGCGCTGGGCTGCACCGGTGGACGTCACCGTTCGGTGGCCATGGCTGAGGCGATCGCCCGCCGCATCGAGGCGTTCGGTGTCGAACCGCGGGTGTATCACCGTGACATCGCACGCTGA
- a CDS encoding YvcK family protein: protein MTSHADPRLAAEPRLAAEPRLAADPRLVAEPRLAALGGGHGLAASLRALRTITSQLTAIVSVADDGGSSGRLREAVDQAAPGDLRKCLLALADPSTPLARAFGYRFSDGDLEGHAFGNLMLSALAAVFEDLPDAVDAAGEMLHIAGRVLPATMTPVELVATTGSGDEVRGQVAVMRTVGVRRVRLEPGDARPPYSALDAIGEADAVLVGPGSLYTSVLAALAAPGLVEAINAADAPVLYVANLHSQPGEAEGYTLSDHVEALGRHGLVPDAVLYDPSTLPMGDPVGGAIAAPLANASGRAHDTVKLADAVRTWLADL, encoded by the coding sequence GTGACATCGCACGCTGACCCGCGGCTCGCAGCTGAACCCAGGCTCGCAGCTGAACCCAGGCTCGCAGCTGACCCGCGGCTCGTCGCTGAACCGAGGCTCGCCGCGCTCGGAGGTGGCCACGGTCTGGCAGCCTCGTTGCGCGCACTTCGGACCATCACCTCCCAGCTCACCGCGATCGTGTCGGTGGCCGATGATGGCGGTTCGAGCGGGCGGCTTCGCGAGGCGGTGGATCAGGCGGCACCGGGGGACCTGCGCAAGTGTCTGTTGGCGCTCGCCGATCCGTCGACCCCGCTGGCTCGTGCCTTCGGGTACCGGTTCTCCGACGGCGACCTCGAGGGTCACGCGTTCGGCAACCTGATGCTCAGTGCCCTCGCTGCGGTGTTCGAGGACCTTCCCGATGCCGTCGACGCGGCCGGCGAGATGCTGCACATCGCCGGGCGCGTCCTGCCGGCGACGATGACCCCGGTGGAGTTGGTGGCCACGACCGGGTCGGGGGACGAGGTCCGCGGGCAGGTCGCGGTGATGCGTACGGTCGGAGTGCGTCGCGTTCGCCTCGAACCGGGCGACGCGCGCCCGCCGTACAGCGCGCTCGATGCGATCGGCGAGGCCGACGCCGTACTCGTGGGGCCGGGTTCGTTATATACCTCGGTGCTCGCGGCGCTGGCTGCTCCGGGGCTGGTCGAGGCGATCAATGCGGCCGACGCCCCGGTGCTCTATGTCGCCAATCTGCACTCGCAGCCCGGCGAAGCGGAGGGGTACACGCTGTCGGATCACGTCGAGGCGCTCGGCCGCCACGGCCTCGTCCCCGACGCGGTGCTGTATGACCCGTCGACCTTGCCGATGGGAGATCCGGTCGGCGGGGCGATCGCGGCGCCGCTGGCCAACGCCAGTGGGCGTGCACATGACACCGTGAAGCTCGCCGACGCCGTGCGCACGTGGCTCGCGGACCTCTGA
- the gap gene encoding type I glyceraldehyde-3-phosphate dehydrogenase, whose amino-acid sequence MSVRVGINGFGRIGRNFFRAAKARGVDIDFVAVNDLGSLTTMAHLLKRDSVGGTYPGVIKAVDGGIDVDGDVLKVLSERNPADLPWGDLGVDVVIESTGFFTDREKAAAHIEGGAPRVIVSAPATNADATFVVGVNDDTFDPANHIVVSNASCTTNCFVPLIKVLDDAFGVDKGLMNTIHAYTGDQSLVDGPHSDLRRARAAAINIVPTSTGAARATSLVLESMKGRLDGTSLRVPIPTGSITDFTGLLNTEVTVDEVNAAFKAAAESGPLVGILQYTDEPIVSSDIVGSTYSSIFDSGLTMAMGNMVKVLSWYDNESGYSNRLVDLALKVGAANQG is encoded by the coding sequence ATGAGCGTTCGTGTAGGTATCAACGGCTTCGGTCGTATCGGTCGTAACTTCTTCCGCGCGGCAAAGGCACGCGGCGTCGACATCGACTTTGTGGCCGTCAACGATCTGGGTTCGCTGACCACGATGGCGCACCTTCTCAAGCGCGACTCGGTCGGTGGCACCTACCCGGGCGTCATCAAGGCGGTCGACGGCGGCATCGATGTCGACGGCGACGTGTTGAAGGTGCTCTCCGAGCGCAACCCCGCCGACCTGCCCTGGGGTGACCTCGGCGTCGACGTCGTCATCGAGTCGACCGGATTCTTCACCGACCGCGAAAAGGCCGCTGCCCACATCGAAGGTGGCGCTCCCCGCGTCATCGTGTCGGCCCCGGCGACCAACGCCGATGCCACCTTCGTGGTCGGCGTCAACGACGACACCTTCGATCCGGCGAACCACATCGTCGTGTCGAACGCGTCGTGCACCACCAACTGTTTCGTGCCGCTGATCAAGGTCCTCGACGATGCGTTCGGCGTCGACAAGGGCCTCATGAACACGATCCACGCCTACACCGGCGACCAGAGCCTCGTCGATGGCCCGCACTCCGACCTTCGTCGTGCCCGCGCCGCCGCGATCAACATCGTGCCGACCTCCACCGGTGCCGCCCGCGCCACGTCGCTCGTGTTGGAGTCGATGAAGGGCCGCCTCGATGGCACCTCGTTGCGTGTGCCGATCCCCACCGGTTCGATCACCGACTTCACCGGCCTGCTCAACACCGAGGTCACCGTCGACGAAGTGAACGCCGCATTCAAGGCCGCCGCCGAGTCGGGCCCGCTCGTGGGCATCTTGCAGTACACCGACGAGCCGATCGTCAGCTCCGACATCGTGGGTTCCACCTACAGCTCGATCTTCGACTCGGGCCTCACCATGGCGATGGGCAACATGGTCAAGGTGCTGTCGTGGTACGACAACGAGTCGGGCTACTCGAACCGTCTCGTCGACTTGGCGCTCAAGGTCGGCGCGGCCAACCAGGGCTGA
- a CDS encoding phosphoglycerate kinase has translation MKFGVPELEDLPDVSGKSVLVRVDFNVPIKDDDGSKTITDDLRIRAALPTLAWLTERGAKVTCVTHLGRPKGAPDPAFSVEPVRARLAELAPGVELLENVRFNAGETANDPAFVQELIAGHDLYVNDAFGASHRAHASIVGPPQFLPSAAGRLLAKEVEVLGGLRNDPARPFIAITGGSKVSDKLGVIEAMLDIADGLIVGGGMCFTFLAALGHSIGNSLFEAEQVDNCKRLLDAHADRLHLPTDIVVTNGKLFDPEAGGDVRHVGRNVPDGYMGVDIGPESAGNFAEIILGARTVLWNGPMGVFEDPRFEAGTKAVAEAVAETRGFSVIGGGDSAAAIAQFGLAADVDHVSTGGGASLELIEKGDLPGLAALRGASNA, from the coding sequence ATGAAGTTCGGCGTTCCAGAACTCGAGGACCTGCCCGACGTTTCGGGTAAGTCGGTCCTGGTGCGCGTTGATTTCAACGTGCCCATCAAGGACGATGACGGCTCGAAGACCATCACCGATGACCTGCGCATCCGCGCCGCGTTGCCCACCCTCGCGTGGTTGACCGAGCGCGGTGCGAAGGTCACCTGTGTCACCCACCTGGGACGCCCCAAGGGCGCGCCCGATCCGGCGTTCAGCGTTGAGCCGGTTCGGGCCCGCCTCGCGGAACTCGCCCCCGGCGTGGAGCTGTTGGAAAACGTCCGCTTCAACGCCGGCGAGACCGCGAACGACCCTGCCTTCGTGCAGGAACTCATCGCCGGTCACGACCTGTACGTCAACGACGCGTTCGGTGCCTCGCACCGTGCGCACGCGTCCATCGTCGGTCCGCCGCAGTTCCTTCCCTCCGCCGCGGGTCGCCTGTTGGCCAAGGAGGTCGAGGTGCTCGGCGGGTTGCGCAACGACCCGGCGCGCCCCTTCATCGCCATCACCGGCGGGTCGAAGGTGTCGGACAAGTTGGGTGTGATCGAGGCGATGCTCGACATCGCGGATGGTCTGATCGTCGGCGGGGGCATGTGTTTCACGTTCCTGGCTGCGCTCGGCCATTCGATCGGCAATTCGCTGTTCGAGGCCGAACAGGTCGACAACTGCAAGCGCCTGCTCGACGCCCACGCCGATCGGCTGCATCTGCCGACCGACATCGTGGTCACCAACGGCAAATTGTTCGACCCGGAGGCGGGCGGCGACGTTCGCCACGTCGGGCGCAACGTTCCCGATGGCTACATGGGCGTCGACATCGGCCCCGAATCGGCCGGCAACTTCGCCGAGATCATCCTCGGTGCGCGCACCGTGTTGTGGAACGGCCCGATGGGGGTGTTCGAGGACCCGCGTTTCGAGGCCGGCACCAAGGCGGTCGCCGAGGCGGTGGCCGAAACCAGGGGATTCAGCGTGATCGGCGGCGGCGACAGTGCCGCGGCCATCGCCCAGTTCGGACTTGCGGCCGACGTCGACCACGTGTCGACCGGCGGCGGCGCCTCGCTGGAACTCATCGAAAAGGGCGACCTTCCCGGCCTCGCGGCCCTCAGAGGAGCAAGCAATGCCTAA
- the tpiA gene encoding triose-phosphate isomerase produces the protein MPKRIPIISGNWKMNLNHLEALTLVQKLSYNLAGHNYDAVEVTVHPPFVDIRTVQTAIESDRMSIVLGAQNCYFEEKGAFTGEVAPSMLAKLNVSYVILGHSERREIFGETDEMVNKKVHAVFKAGMTPILCCGETQAEREGGEAEAKVGGQIRAGLAKLSTEQVASMVIAYEPIWAIGTGLTATPDDAQAMCKHVRTVVAEVAGQAAADAVRIQYGGSVKGGNASELMAQPDIDGALVGGAALDADDFARIVQFR, from the coding sequence ATGCCTAAGCGCATCCCGATCATCAGCGGCAACTGGAAGATGAACCTCAATCACCTTGAGGCCCTCACGCTCGTCCAGAAGCTCAGCTACAACCTTGCGGGTCACAACTACGACGCCGTCGAGGTGACGGTTCACCCGCCGTTTGTCGACATCCGGACCGTGCAGACCGCCATCGAGTCGGATCGCATGTCGATCGTGCTGGGTGCGCAGAACTGCTACTTCGAGGAAAAGGGCGCCTTCACCGGTGAGGTCGCACCGTCGATGTTGGCGAAGCTGAACGTCAGCTATGTGATCCTCGGCCACTCGGAACGTCGCGAGATCTTCGGCGAGACCGACGAGATGGTGAACAAGAAGGTGCACGCCGTGTTCAAGGCGGGGATGACGCCGATCCTGTGCTGCGGCGAGACCCAGGCCGAACGCGAAGGCGGCGAGGCTGAGGCGAAGGTCGGCGGCCAGATCCGTGCCGGTCTCGCGAAGCTGAGCACCGAACAGGTGGCCTCGATGGTCATCGCCTACGAGCCGATCTGGGCGATCGGCACCGGTTTGACCGCCACCCCCGACGATGCGCAGGCCATGTGCAAGCACGTCCGCACGGTGGTGGCCGAGGTGGCCGGGCAGGCAGCGGCCGACGCGGTACGGATCCAGTACGGCGGCTCGGTGAAGGGCGGTAATGCGTCGGAGCTGATGGCGCAGCCCGACATCGACGGTGCGCTCGTCGGCGGCGCCGCACTCGATGCGGACGACTTCGCCCGCATCGTGCAGTTCCGCTGA
- a CDS encoding MmcQ/YjbR family DNA-binding protein: MARAWDDARHDELLNGVRGICMSFPEVSERLSHEMPTWFVREKRVVAYFVADHHDDGYLGFMCPAPDGVQAELIEAEPDRFYRPPYFGHRGWIGVHLAEDCDWDEVREILLDAYRKVAPKVLAAQLEAGK; the protein is encoded by the coding sequence ATGGCAAGGGCTTGGGACGACGCACGACACGACGAGTTGCTCAACGGCGTTCGGGGGATCTGCATGTCGTTTCCCGAGGTCAGCGAGCGGCTGAGTCACGAGATGCCCACGTGGTTCGTGCGCGAGAAGCGGGTTGTGGCGTACTTCGTTGCCGATCATCACGACGACGGGTATCTGGGTTTCATGTGTCCCGCTCCCGATGGCGTGCAGGCCGAACTGATCGAGGCGGAACCGGACCGGTTCTACCGTCCGCCCTACTTCGGCCATCGCGGGTGGATCGGGGTGCATCTCGCGGAGGACTGCGACTGGGACGAGGTCCGCGAGATCCTGCTCGACGCGTACCGCAAGGTCGCCCCGAAGGTGCTCGCTGCGCAACTCGAAGCCGGGAAGTAG
- the secG gene encoding preprotein translocase subunit SecG, producing MYLVSLVLQFVLSIAVIVLVLIHSGKGGGLSDMFGGGLSAAASGSTAMERQLTRITVVVALLFSFNTVILALLMDK from the coding sequence ATGTACCTCGTGTCGTTGGTCCTCCAGTTCGTGTTGTCGATCGCGGTCATCGTGCTCGTGTTGATCCACAGCGGTAAGGGTGGCGGTCTGTCCGACATGTTCGGCGGTGGCCTGAGCGCCGCGGCCTCGGGTTCGACGGCGATGGAACGTCAGCTCACGCGCATCACGGTTGTCGTGGCGCTGCTGTTCTCGTTCAACACGGTCATCCTCGCGTTGTTGATGGACAAGTAG